The following are encoded together in the Bradyrhizobium sp. CCGUVB1N3 genome:
- a CDS encoding LysR family transcriptional regulator produces MNLNSLDLNLLSALDALLREANVTRAALRIGLSQPATSHALQRLRDLFGDPLLVRTGGRMELTPRAQALRAPLAQALDQVRGLFVPEEFDAAHSERQFRLMMPDLAVELLMPPLMEKVTRLAPNVRIDVVPWRGPAIFHAEFARTIDLVISIGNAFKGFHRQLLYTDSDALAVRRGHPVGAKLKQRETFLAARHVAVIIRGQAEDLIDTWLRSKGIERHIALVVSGYLEALHVAARTDLVAFVPRRLILALSKQLTLATVTPPLDPGIDEQFMFYPTRAQMDPGSIWLRRLMLETGRGLEKRKAS; encoded by the coding sequence ATGAATTTGAATTCGCTTGACCTCAATTTGCTGAGCGCGCTCGACGCGCTCTTGCGCGAGGCTAATGTCACTCGCGCGGCTTTGAGGATCGGGCTGTCGCAGCCGGCGACCAGCCACGCGCTCCAGCGCCTGCGCGACCTCTTCGGCGATCCGCTCCTGGTGCGCACTGGCGGGCGCATGGAGCTGACGCCGCGCGCGCAGGCGCTGCGCGCACCGCTCGCTCAGGCGCTCGACCAGGTGCGCGGGCTGTTCGTGCCCGAGGAATTCGACGCGGCACACAGCGAGCGGCAGTTCCGTCTGATGATGCCGGACCTCGCGGTCGAGCTCTTGATGCCACCCTTGATGGAGAAGGTGACGCGCCTTGCGCCCAACGTCCGCATCGACGTGGTGCCGTGGCGGGGACCTGCGATCTTCCATGCGGAGTTTGCCCGCACCATCGATCTCGTGATCTCGATCGGCAACGCCTTCAAGGGATTTCACCGCCAACTGCTCTACACCGACAGCGACGCGCTGGCCGTGCGGCGCGGCCATCCCGTCGGGGCGAAGCTGAAGCAGCGCGAGACGTTTCTCGCCGCGCGCCATGTCGCCGTCATCATCCGCGGCCAGGCCGAGGATCTGATCGACACCTGGCTGCGCAGCAAGGGCATCGAGCGGCACATCGCGCTGGTCGTATCAGGCTATCTCGAGGCGCTGCATGTCGCCGCCCGCACCGATCTCGTCGCCTTCGTGCCGCGCCGGCTGATCCTCGCGCTGTCGAAACAGCTCACGCTCGCCACCGTCACGCCGCCACTCGATCCCGGCATCGACGAGCAGTTCATGTTCTACCCGACCCGCGCGCAGATGGATCCCGGCTCGATCTGGCTGCGACGGCTGATGCTGGAGACGGGACGGGGATTGGAGAAGCGGAAAGCTTCGTAG
- a CDS encoding glutathione S-transferase family protein, translated as MLKLYYAPGTCAVASHIALEEAGADYTAERLDFKSNQQNSPDYLAINPKGRVPALVTDRGVLTETPAMLAYIAQVFPSAKLAPLDDAFALAQAQSFNSYLCSTVHVAHAHKMRGVRWATEETSFADMKRMIPKTMGACFSLIDQKMLRGPWVMGEQYTICDPYLYTLSLWLEGDGVDIRATPKVADHFKRMSERPAVRKVMDAHKA; from the coding sequence ATGCTCAAGCTCTACTACGCCCCCGGCACCTGCGCGGTCGCCTCCCACATCGCCCTGGAAGAGGCGGGCGCCGACTACACGGCCGAACGGCTCGACTTCAAAAGCAACCAGCAGAACAGCCCGGACTACCTTGCGATCAACCCGAAGGGACGCGTGCCGGCGCTGGTCACCGATCGCGGTGTGCTGACCGAGACGCCGGCGATGCTCGCCTATATCGCGCAAGTGTTTCCGAGTGCGAAGCTTGCGCCGCTCGACGATGCCTTCGCGCTCGCGCAGGCGCAGTCGTTCAATTCCTATCTGTGCTCGACGGTGCACGTGGCGCACGCCCACAAGATGCGCGGCGTGCGCTGGGCGACGGAGGAGACGTCGTTCGCGGACATGAAGCGGATGATCCCGAAGACCATGGGCGCCTGCTTCTCGCTGATCGACCAGAAGATGCTCAGGGGGCCCTGGGTGATGGGCGAGCAGTATACGATCTGCGATCCCTATCTCTACACGCTGTCGCTCTGGCTTGAAGGCGACGGCGTCGACATCAGGGCGACGCCGAAGGTCGCCGATCATTTCAAGCGGATGTCCGAGCGGCCCGCCGTGCGCAAGGTGATGGACGCGCACAAGGCGTAA